GTCCGATTACAAAACGTGATGTCTTACCTGATCCAATTTATAATTCAAAATTAGTAACACGTTTAGTTAACCGTATTATGGTTGATGGAAAACGTGGAAAAGCAGCTACAATTCTTTATAGTTCATTTGAAATGATCAAAGAGGAAACTGGCAATGATCCAATGGAAGTATTTGAACAAGCAATGAAAAATATCATGCCTGTGCTAGAAGTTAAAGCTCGTCGTGTTGGGGGTTCTAACTATCAAGTTCCAGTTGAAGTTCGTGCCGATCGTCGTACAGCGCTTGGTTTACGTTGGTTAGTAAGCTATTCACGTTTACGTGGAGAAGACACTATGGAACAACGTCTTGCAAAAGAAATCATGGATGCTGCTAACAATACTGGTTCAGCTGTTAAAAAACGTGAAGATACTCATAAAATGGCAGAAGCCAATAAAGCTTTTGCTCATTATCGTTGGTAATACAGCTTAAATTTTAACCAAAAGAGAGGTGTACGAAACTAATGTCAAAAAGAGAGTTTTCTCTAGAAAAAACACGTAATATTGGAATTATGGCGCATATTGATGCTGGTAAAACAACAACAACAGAGCGTGTCCTTTATTACACAGGTAAAATTCATAAAATTGGTGAGACGCATGATGGTGGAGCACAAATGGACTGGATGGATCAAGAGCAAGAACGTGGAATTACGATTACATCTGCAGCAACAACAGCAGAATGGAATGGCTACCGCGTGAATATTATTGATACTCCTGGTCACGTTGATTTCACTGTTGAAGTAGAACGTTCACTACGCGTGTTAGATGGAGCTGTTGCTTTACTTGATGCACAATCAGGTGTAGAACCACAAACAGAAACCGTTTGGCGTCAAGCTACAACATATGGCGTACCTCGTATTGTTTTTGTGAATAAAATGGATAAAACAGGAGCTGATTTCTTATATTCTGTTGGAACAATCCATGATCGTTTACAGGCAAATGCACATCCAATTCAATT
This Carnobacterium maltaromaticum DSM 20342 DNA region includes the following protein-coding sequences:
- the rpsG gene encoding 30S ribosomal protein S7, coding for MPRKGPITKRDVLPDPIYNSKLVTRLVNRIMVDGKRGKAATILYSSFEMIKEETGNDPMEVFEQAMKNIMPVLEVKARRVGGSNYQVPVEVRADRRTALGLRWLVSYSRLRGEDTMEQRLAKEIMDAANNTGSAVKKREDTHKMAEANKAFAHYRW